One region of Rhodocaloribacter litoris genomic DNA includes:
- a CDS encoding zinc-dependent metalloprotease gives MRPAGVMMGFLRPGYVLLLCWFVPLIAAAQGLPSIAEKTRGFERQDGFFPLYWDAAEGKVWLEIPRFDEDFLYVVSLPAGLGSNDVGLDRHQLGDERVVRFERVGPKVLLVEPNLRFRAGTDNPAERKAVEEAFAPAVVWGFKAEAETAGRVLVDATDFVVRDAHGVIRRLRETGQGTFRLDAARSALHVPMLKAFPENTEMEARLTFVSDDPGRFVRDVAADPYAVTLRVRHSFVKLPSPGYEPRAFDPRAGFYPLTYADYAVPIGEEKERRFITRHRLACAGPRGADGLCDPVEPIVYYLDPGTPEPVRSALLEGARWWNEAFTAAGYRNAFRVEMLPEDADPMDVRYNVINWVHRATRGWSYGSSVTDPRTGEIIKGHVLLGSLRVRQDYLLAEGLLAPYTGERAAGPPPEDDPMLAMALARLRQLSAHEVGHTLGLAHNFAASVSDRASVMDYPAPLVTLDEDGQVVLDGAYATGIGAWDKVAIRYGYTDLPDTVDRKAALEAILHEAHAAGLQYVTDADARPAGGAHPAAHLWDNGDDAVRTLAQEMAVRRAALERFGLSNIRVGRPLATLEEVLVPLYLRHRYQVEATVKLVGGVHYTYALRGDTQSLPEPVPGARQRAALEALLATLAPEALRLPGQLRTTIPPRPPGYGPHRELFDRHTGLVFDPYAPAAGAAELVLGLLVHPERAARLTYQKDFDPSLPDLSEVLTTVSEFVWERSVPDDPYDAELQRTVQQVWTDALLDVSTRDDLAPAVRARMTQHLREVHAWLQDHPGNPRDHETVAHRAFVFDQIDRYLFREYRPDEPRADLTLPPGSPIGQDAPGFVHRRHARRAYLEHHAPAALCTFSDLQR, from the coding sequence ATGCGTCCGGCAGGTGTCATGATGGGTTTCCTCCGTCCCGGTTACGTGTTGTTGCTTTGCTGGTTCGTCCCGTTGATCGCCGCGGCGCAGGGCCTGCCGTCCATCGCCGAGAAGACGCGCGGCTTCGAGCGGCAGGACGGCTTCTTCCCGCTCTACTGGGACGCGGCGGAAGGCAAGGTGTGGCTGGAGATCCCGCGCTTCGACGAGGATTTCCTGTACGTGGTCTCGCTGCCGGCGGGGCTGGGGTCGAACGACGTGGGGCTGGACCGCCACCAGCTCGGCGATGAGCGGGTGGTCCGCTTCGAGCGGGTCGGGCCGAAGGTGCTGCTCGTCGAACCCAACCTGCGGTTCCGGGCCGGGACGGACAACCCCGCCGAGCGAAAGGCCGTCGAAGAGGCTTTTGCACCGGCCGTGGTGTGGGGCTTCAAGGCCGAAGCCGAAACCGCCGGCCGTGTGCTCGTGGATGCGACGGACTTCGTCGTGCGGGATGCCCACGGGGTCATCCGGCGCCTTCGCGAGACGGGGCAGGGCACGTTCCGGCTGGATGCGGCCCGCAGTGCGCTCCACGTGCCGATGCTCAAGGCCTTTCCCGAAAACACTGAGATGGAGGCACGCCTGACGTTCGTGAGTGACGATCCGGGCCGGTTCGTGCGCGACGTGGCCGCGGATCCCTATGCCGTCACGCTGCGGGTGCGTCATTCGTTCGTGAAACTGCCTTCGCCGGGCTACGAGCCCCGCGCTTTCGATCCCCGCGCCGGCTTCTACCCTCTGACGTACGCCGACTATGCCGTGCCCATCGGGGAGGAAAAGGAGCGGCGCTTCATCACGCGCCACCGCCTCGCGTGTGCCGGCCCGCGGGGCGCCGACGGCCTGTGCGATCCCGTCGAGCCCATCGTCTATTACCTGGATCCCGGCACACCGGAGCCGGTCCGCTCGGCGCTGCTCGAGGGCGCGCGGTGGTGGAACGAGGCCTTCACCGCCGCCGGCTACCGCAATGCGTTTCGCGTGGAAATGCTGCCGGAGGACGCCGACCCGATGGACGTGCGCTACAACGTCATCAACTGGGTGCACCGGGCGACGCGCGGCTGGAGCTACGGCTCTTCGGTGACGGACCCGCGCACCGGCGAGATCATCAAGGGGCACGTGCTCCTCGGCTCGCTCCGCGTGCGGCAGGACTACCTGCTGGCCGAGGGGTTGCTGGCACCCTACACCGGCGAGCGCGCCGCCGGCCCCCCGCCCGAAGACGATCCGATGCTGGCCATGGCCCTGGCCCGCCTGCGCCAGCTCTCGGCCCACGAGGTGGGCCACACGCTCGGCCTGGCTCACAACTTCGCCGCCTCCGTCAGCGATCGGGCCTCGGTGATGGACTACCCCGCCCCGCTCGTGACGCTCGATGAGGACGGGCAGGTCGTGCTCGATGGGGCCTATGCCACCGGCATCGGCGCCTGGGACAAGGTCGCCATCCGCTACGGCTACACCGACCTTCCCGACACGGTGGACCGGAAGGCCGCGCTGGAGGCCATCCTGCATGAAGCGCACGCAGCCGGGCTGCAGTACGTCACCGACGCCGATGCCCGGCCGGCCGGCGGTGCGCACCCGGCCGCACACCTCTGGGACAACGGCGACGACGCCGTCCGCACCCTGGCGCAGGAGATGGCCGTTCGCCGTGCGGCCCTCGAACGGTTCGGGCTCTCGAACATTCGGGTGGGGCGGCCCCTGGCCACGCTCGAAGAGGTGCTCGTGCCGCTCTACCTGCGCCACCGGTATCAGGTCGAGGCCACGGTGAAGCTCGTCGGCGGGGTGCACTACACGTACGCCCTCCGGGGCGACACGCAGTCGCTACCCGAGCCGGTGCCCGGCGCCCGCCAGCGGGCGGCCCTCGAGGCGCTGCTGGCCACGCTCGCCCCCGAGGCCCTCCGCCTGCCCGGGCAGCTCCGCACCACGATCCCGCCGCGCCCCCCCGGCTATGGCCCCCACCGTGAGCTGTTCGACCGACACACGGGCCTCGTCTTCGATCCCTACGCTCCCGCGGCCGGGGCGGCCGAACTGGTCCTCGGCCTGCTCGTCCACCCGGAGCGTGCCGCACGGCTCACCTATCAGAAAGACTTCGACCCGTCGCTGCCGGACCTGAGCGAGGTGCTCACGACCGTCTCCGAGTTCGTCTGGGAACGCAGCGTGCCAGACGACCCCTACGACGCCGAGTTGCAGCGCACCGTGCAGCAGGTGTGGACGGACGCCCTGCTCGATGTGTCCACCCGGGACGACCTGGCGCCCGCCGTCCGCGCCCGCATGACACAGCACCTCCGCGAGGTGCACGCGTGGCTGCAGGATCACCCCGGTAACCCGCGGGACCATGAAACCGTCGCCCACCGCGCCTTCGTCTTCGACCAGATCGACCGCTACCTCTTCCGCGAATACCGGCCGGATGAGCCCCGGGCCGACCTGACCCTGCCTCCCGGTTCGCCCATCGGGCAGGACG